GGCTCTCAAGCTCTACCGCTCATACAGCAGGCTTGTATCAGCCATACGCGCCGGCATATAACCACACAGGCCGAACGAAACCGGCCGAATAAGAATGCAGGGAAGAGAGGGATCGGAGCACATATCTATCATTCATTTAGTCGTTTACAAAGTCATTCCATAGAAAGGGAAAGCACTCCCCGGTACAAATTCACCGAAGAGGGGAGCAGCTTGTCCACCTGCAAATGTAGCGAAAAAGCCCAACGAGGAAGAATCCCCACACTACTGCACATTCCAACGTCCAAGCCACCAATCAAGAATCATGTTGTGTGTACCCTTCGAATAGAGGGTAGATCCAACCGTTACTTCGATGAAGACTACAACGAAACAGTTGTGTGTACCCTTCGAATAGAGGGTAGATCCAACTAATAAGGTAAAATATAGTAATCCTTTGCCGTTGTGTGTACCCTTCGAATAGAGGGTAGATCCAACGTAAAGAAGAAAAAAGATTAATTCCACTTGGTTGTGTGTACCCTTCGAATAGAGGGTAGATCCAACCTACTCGTGCTACACGAGTTAGTAAATGGAGTTGTGTGTACCCTTCGAATAGAGGGTAGATCCAACCTACCCCCATCGAATTTGAAACCGATTGAGAAGTCATCATTCCACAGAAAGTGAGTGACGGTAAGGCTTTGGAGCCACTGCAAGCCGGCGAAAAACAGTCTGTCATCATCATTTTAGTGGGATATTAGGATTGAAAAAATGACTCTCTACGGTCGGGTTTATGCTATTTTCTCTCAAAAAATCATTCCTATGCTCCTGGCGGTTCGCACTCAAAAGTTCAACGTTCGCTTCTTCAGTGCGATGGCTTCTCTAACGGTTTGGGTAAGCTCCTGATGAATGCTGATCATCCGTTCGGCCGTTTCGGGCTTGTTTATCACAACCCTCTCATCCGAGTTCTGCCTCTCCGAAAGCAAAAGGCCGTAAACGATACTTCTATACTCAAAGATACGGGAAATAATCTCTTTAGACAAGAAAATACCGTTCCCATTCTTATAAAATTCGTCCGTCAGTTCGGACAGGAATCCACGGATGCAGGCCGGCCTGAAATAATAGGTTTTCGCTCCGCCCCCTTTGGCCTTCTGCCATACCAATATGCTATCGGCATTCTCCGTATCGGTGGTGAAGCGCAGCAGCTTGTAGAAACTCCGGTGCGCCTCCAGCACGGCTTGGTATTTGCAGCGTTCGATATTCTCTATGCTCTCTTTGGAGAGCTTGCGCACGGCATAGCGATACGCCAGATATGCGGCAATGAAGATACCCGATAGCTTGATCAGCTGTACGCATATCGGTGTCCAACAAATAGTCATCGTCATCATTTTCTTATGCTTGTATGATTCGTTCTGCCATTTCTTTTGCCTGCTTCACTTCCTCGCTCAACCGGTGCGCGATGTTCAGCCCCATCCTTTCCTCTATGGCATCGGGGGAAGAGGGGTCGTACTTCCGAATAGACGAAAAGACGGCCTCGTCGTACATGGGATACTGATTGTGCGAGAAGGCATTGCGCACAGCGATCAGAAGCCGGACATTCCCGTGCAGATCCGGCCACTTGTCCAAGAGAGGATCCGACCAGCTTTCGAGCATCTTTCTGAAGTTCTTATCCGGCAAGTGAGGATATCGGGTCAGCAGGCTCTCTTCCAGCTCCAGCGTCTGCTCGAAGGCACAGACCCTTGCCGTCTGATACTTGGCCAGCTCGTACTCCACCCTGAGCTTGCTGATCGGGTACTGCTCCATCGCGAGTGCGCCGGTATCGACGAAAGAGAAAAGGCCGTTGAGCCGGCGATCCTTGACGAAGGATTTGAAATTGCCCTGCTTCAGCAGCTTGGTGTCCCTTTCTTCGATATAGACCGTCGCCAGAGGAGCCTGCTCCTTGTGTACATGGCCTCGGCTGTCGGCTCTGTACACGACCACGGGCAAGCGCATCGGCTTCACGCGGTTCAGTACATTGAGGTTTCCCTGCTCTTGGACGTCGGTCCGAATATCTTTCAGGTAGAGAGTACCGGTATCCAATCCCTCCACCTTGTTCTCTTCCATGAGATCCCTGCATATCATCCAAGTGATAATATCCTGATTCTTGACAAGGCGCAGTTCGCGCTCGAACTTCTGCCACGACTTGAAGTCGAGATAGGGGTGTTCTTTGGCTTCGAGTATTTCCTTTTTCAGTTTGGCGAGTCGGAACCGCTCCTTACCGCTCTCCCACTCTTCGGCACGCTTTTCTTTGCTCAGGAAGCGTCCTTTCTTGGGCTTGAGGCTGTTGCCTACATTGAAGGGGTAGTCATAGAAAGGCTGTACCCGATCTTTACAAGCCCGCTCGAAATACAGCGGAACGGCTTTGGCCATGAATCCGACTTCCTTGTATGACCCGACTTCATCGAGCCCCATCTCTATCAGGCAGTCTCTGACCGCTTCGGTAAAAATCCCGCGTGGCAGATGAAATTCGCCCTTCCAGCCTGCCACTAATGTCTGCCGATCGGTTTTGGGTTCCTTGAGCAGGAGGAAGCGGTGGTTCTCCACCCGATCGCTTCGTCCTATGCTTTGGAGAAAAGCCTTTCTTGCTTTCAGATAGCTGCGATAGAAGGACAGGATATTGGTATGGCTCTCCCACCGGGTCTCGTGCAGGAAAGGATGGGGATTGTTCCCTCCCGTCAGATTCATCTGGCGGAAATACGGTGTCAGACGCTCTTTCTCTCCACCGAAAAGGGCGAGGGCGCGCTGTAGCATCCGGTATTCGGTGCTGTTGGCCTTGCTATTGTTCAGAGGCTTGCCGCTCGTGTCTTTCGCCACGGGCTGAAAGCGCATCATATCCCGTACCAGCCAGTCGGCTATGACGCCCGACTTGGGCAGGCCGGCATTCTTTCTGCCGATCCTGATCTTTCGGTCGGTCTGCCGATCCAGCATATCCAGACGGTGATCCGTATCCACTATCATTTCCTGAAGTTTCTTGCGGACTTTCTCCTCCATATCCTTATGCTCTTGGGACAATATGCCGATCATTTGCCTGGGGAGATGTCCTCGCCGAATACCCTTGTCCGCCAAACAGGCATCCAACTCGTCGCGCGTATTGATTTCGCCTCGGGCGAAAGCATCGTAGACAGCGTACACATCCTCTATCACCCTCTTGATTCTTCCTTGCACCCTCTCGGCACTTGCCTCATCGGAATACTTTTCTCTCAGCAGGAAGTAGTAGAACATCATGGGCATCAGCTCATGTACGCTCAGGAAGGCTTCTGCCGTGAGCCGTTTGTCTTGGGCGTATTTGCTTCGCCCCGTTCGGGTTGCTCCTACCTCCGGCGACGGCCAAAGATGCTGTCCTTCCGGCACGAACCTCAGCCCGATCTTTCCTTTCTCGATATGATAGTGCGGAGTGGTTTGGGTGATATAGGGCTTGTCGCCGGTCTCGAAGTAGTCCAAATCCCGCACCAAACGCTTCCATTCTTCGGGTCTATGCTCCTCGGCGAAATCCTGTATTCGGCCGAAGCCGTACAGGTTGCGCGTCAGATGGCGGTCTTCCGGCTGCTCGCCGATGTTCTTCTTGTATATGGCGAAGTGGTAGGTGCCCAAATCTATATGGAAGCGGAGGGAAGTGAAGACTTTCTTCAGATCGAAGTATCGCAAGGCGAAGTAGGGGAAGCGATCCTGATGCCTGACCAGCGTGTTTTTGAAGGGGTCTTCTTCCGTACCGTCCGTATCGTCCTCATCGGACAGAATATCGACGGGTACTCGGAAACGCGCTCTATCCTCTTCGCGAAGACGATCGTACAACGACTTGGGACAGCGAACCAGTTCGTTCAGCATATCGAGCAGCATCCAGTCGTCCGTGCGCAGGCTCTCCAGTTTGAGCTTCGGCAAGGAGATCCGGCTCCGGCAGAAGACCTCGTTGGTCATCTGCTGGTAGGTTTCGGTGCCGCCCTTGAAGCCTCGGATCTTCTTTTGCATCCAGATGGCATCCCTTTTCTCAAGAAAGAGGGAGACGAAAAACAGCAGTCCGGCTTCCGTGACTTTCTCCTCTCTATCGACAAAATGGTGCTTGAAGAAGGGATTGTCGTTATTGCCGTACCTATCCTTCTTGCCTTTCCTGACAAGGTGGTTGAAGTGGCGGTGGGGATCGACCTTGTCGTTGTGCTCGTGATCTCTTTTCACCCGTTGCACACTCACATCGAAGACGTTGTACAGTCTCTGAAGCATGTTTCCATCAAACAAGGGCAATTCCGAAGATTCGGGATGTCGATAGTGGGAGTAGTAATTCCTGAAATCCTTGAGCTTTTGCAGAAAGTCGAACAGGATGCTCTTCAGATTGTCCAAGGAGAGTGCATTGGCTTGCAGTTCCTCCTTTTCTTTTTTCGTGAGTTCTTTCTTCTTGGAGGATTTGTTTCCGGAAGATTGGCTTTCGAAGAGTTTCTTTCCGTATGCGGCTCCTTCCAAAAAGGAGAAATGCTTCAGGATCAAACTTCTCAGCCGAGCTTTCCTCTCCAGATCGTTGTCGAGGTTTTTCCATTGGCCCTTGAAGAAGAGTATATCCTCATCGTTGGTTATATCGGCCTTGCTGTAGGCGAGCTGCCTGTCGATGTGGGCGAGGGTAATATAGGCGTTGTGACGTGCCAGATTGAAGAAAGCTGCCCAGAAATGTTTGTCCTCCAGCGTGTAGTAGGTACCGTTGTACGGTCTCTCGTTTTGTTCTGTCATATTCTAAAATAAGTGGTGTGGATCGATAAGCAGGCCTATCGGGTTTCGTCATGCGCCGAATGCCTGCCGTTTTATTTCATGGCTATAAAGTTACAACCATATTGACGAATATTCACATACCCAAACCCGGCTCTCTTTCAGCTCGCAAAGGAGCCGCAAAGCCTTCTTTCCAAAAGGGAAAAAGAGAAGGAAGTATGCTTTGATACCGTGGAAAGAGGGGGCGACAGAGGTCGCCTGTGTTTTTTTCCTACTTTTGGATTGCATAATCGATAAGCACAAACTACAATATGGTATTCAACTTTCTGATAGTTTCCGATGAGGTGGAAGATTTCCGCCGAGAGATAGCGATTGACTCCGAAGCTACCTTCCTCGACCTCCAAAATGCGATTCTGGACTCGGTGGGCTATTCGCACAGCGAGCTAACGTCTTTTTTCCTCTGCGATGAGGACTGGCACAAGGGGCAGGAGATTACGCTGATGGAGATGGACACGGCCTCGGATGAGGACTCATATGTGATGGAGAATACACGCTTGGAAGAGTTCATCGAGGACGAACACCAACGTCTCGTCTTCGAATTCGACTTGATGACGGAGCGTTACTTCTTTATCGAAGTGATGGACATAGTACCGGGCAAATCGCTCTCGGAGCCTAAGCTCCTCACGTCGGAAGGATTGCCTCCGCAACAAAGCTCTCTGGACGATCTGATGGATCCGACTGCCATTCCAACCAAGCAAGCCCGGGGATTGGATCTGGAAGAAGACTTCTTCGGCGACAGCGAGTACAATGAGGACGAGATAGACCGCGAGGGATTCGAGGGCTTCGATGAGATAACACCCGACCTGTCCGATAACTATTGACCCCGATACGTCCGGCGCATTGGAGACTCAGGATCATACGCTATATGTCCTCCTTGGTCCCACCGGTGTGGGCAAGACGGATCTGAGCCTCGACATCGCCGAACGTTTGGGCAGCCCGATCATCTCGGCCGACTCTCGACAGATATTTCGCGAACTGCCCATAGGAACAGCGGCACCCACTCCCGAACAGCGGGCGAGGGTGCCGCATCTTTTTGTCGGTACGCATAGCGTCAGGGACTATTATAGCGCGGGGATGTACGAGGTGGAAGTGCTCGAAGCTCTGAAAGAACTGTTCCGAAAGTATAGAGGGGTGCTCCTTACCGGCGGTTCGATGATGTATATCGATGCGGTTTGTCGGGGGATAGACGATATTCCCGACCCCTTTCCGGAGGTGAGGGAAGAGCTTTACGCCCGATACGCAGCGGAAGGATTGGATGGGATACTGGCACAGCTCCGGCTACTGGATCCCGATTACTACGCCAAGGTGGACAGACGGAACTATAAGCGAGTGATCCACGGTTTGGAGATATGCCTTTCGACCGGACGGCCGTTCTCCTCGTTCCACCGACATGAGGCCAAGGAGCGTCCGTTCCGAATCGTCAAGATCGGGCTTTACAGAGAACGCGAGGAACTTTGCAAACGGATAGACGCCCGTGTATTGGAAATGATGGAGCAAGGTCTGGAGGAAGAGGCTCGCGCCGTCTATCCCTTGCGCCATCTCAATGCACTCAATACGGTCGGCTACAAAGAAATGTTCGAATACTTCGACGGCTCGATCGATCGGGCAGAGGCCGTAAGGCGGATCCAACGCAACAGTCGCGTATATGCCCGCAAGCAAATGACATGGTTCAGACGCGACAGTACGATCCGCTGGTTCCATCCCGAAGCGGACAAAGGAACGGTCCTAACCCTTGTCACCTAAGCACTTTGTCATCGTCTATT
This genomic stretch from Porphyromonas gingivalis ATCC 33277 harbors:
- the csx28 gene encoding type VI-B CRISPR accessory protein Csx28, whose amino-acid sequence is MMTMTICWTPICVQLIKLSGIFIAAYLAYRYAVRKLSKESIENIERCKYQAVLEAHRSFYKLLRFTTDTENADSILVWQKAKGGGAKTYYFRPACIRGFLSELTDEFYKNGNGIFLSKEIISRIFEYRSIVYGLLLSERQNSDERVVINKPETAERMISIHQELTQTVREAIALKKRTLNF
- the cas13b gene encoding type VI-B CRISPR-associated RNA-guided ribonuclease Cas13b, with translation MTEQNERPYNGTYYTLEDKHFWAAFFNLARHNAYITLAHIDRQLAYSKADITNDEDILFFKGQWKNLDNDLERKARLRSLILKHFSFLEGAAYGKKLFESQSSGNKSSKKKELTKKEKEELQANALSLDNLKSILFDFLQKLKDFRNYYSHYRHPESSELPLFDGNMLQRLYNVFDVSVQRVKRDHEHNDKVDPHRHFNHLVRKGKKDRYGNNDNPFFKHHFVDREEKVTEAGLLFFVSLFLEKRDAIWMQKKIRGFKGGTETYQQMTNEVFCRSRISLPKLKLESLRTDDWMLLDMLNELVRCPKSLYDRLREEDRARFRVPVDILSDEDDTDGTEEDPFKNTLVRHQDRFPYFALRYFDLKKVFTSLRFHIDLGTYHFAIYKKNIGEQPEDRHLTRNLYGFGRIQDFAEEHRPEEWKRLVRDLDYFETGDKPYITQTTPHYHIEKGKIGLRFVPEGQHLWPSPEVGATRTGRSKYAQDKRLTAEAFLSVHELMPMMFYYFLLREKYSDEASAERVQGRIKRVIEDVYAVYDAFARGEINTRDELDACLADKGIRRGHLPRQMIGILSQEHKDMEEKVRKKLQEMIVDTDHRLDMLDRQTDRKIRIGRKNAGLPKSGVIADWLVRDMMRFQPVAKDTSGKPLNNSKANSTEYRMLQRALALFGGEKERLTPYFRQMNLTGGNNPHPFLHETRWESHTNILSFYRSYLKARKAFLQSIGRSDRVENHRFLLLKEPKTDRQTLVAGWKGEFHLPRGIFTEAVRDCLIEMGLDEVGSYKEVGFMAKAVPLYFERACKDRVQPFYDYPFNVGNSLKPKKGRFLSKEKRAEEWESGKERFRLAKLKKEILEAKEHPYLDFKSWQKFERELRLVKNQDIITWMICRDLMEENKVEGLDTGTLYLKDIRTDVQEQGNLNVLNRVKPMRLPVVVYRADSRGHVHKEQAPLATVYIEERDTKLLKQGNFKSFVKDRRLNGLFSFVDTGALAMEQYPISKLRVEYELAKYQTARVCAFEQTLELEESLLTRYPHLPDKNFRKMLESWSDPLLDKWPDLHGNVRLLIAVRNAFSHNQYPMYDEAVFSSIRKYDPSSPDAIEERMGLNIAHRLSEEVKQAKEMAERIIQA
- a CDS encoding IS1096 element passenger TnpR family protein, encoding MVFNFLIVSDEVEDFRREIAIDSEATFLDLQNAILDSVGYSHSELTSFFLCDEDWHKGQEITLMEMDTASDEDSYVMENTRLEEFIEDEHQRLVFEFDLMTERYFFIEVMDIVPGKSLSEPKLLTSEGLPPQQSSLDDLMDPTAIPTKQARGLDLEEDFFGDSEYNEDEIDREGFEGFDEITPDLSDNY
- the miaA gene encoding tRNA (adenosine(37)-N6)-dimethylallyltransferase MiaA; translated protein: METQDHTLYVLLGPTGVGKTDLSLDIAERLGSPIISADSRQIFRELPIGTAAPTPEQRARVPHLFVGTHSVRDYYSAGMYEVEVLEALKELFRKYRGVLLTGGSMMYIDAVCRGIDDIPDPFPEVREELYARYAAEGLDGILAQLRLLDPDYYAKVDRRNYKRVIHGLEICLSTGRPFSSFHRHEAKERPFRIVKIGLYREREELCKRIDARVLEMMEQGLEEEARAVYPLRHLNALNTVGYKEMFEYFDGSIDRAEAVRRIQRNSRVYARKQMTWFRRDSTIRWFHPEADKGTVLTLVT